In Saprospiraceae bacterium, the sequence CGATTTGATGGATATCTTGTATGGTAGCACGCTTCAGATTTTTTTCCAATATTTTTTTCTCAATATCTGCATACTTTGTATTTGGCTGTGACCTGGGATTGAGTTTGAGCACTATATGGGTGATGAAGTAATGACCTTTGTACGGAGGATGTTTAAATATACTGTCACGATATCCAAACCCACATTCTCCTGCACCGAATATTTCGATCTTTCCAGTAGAAAGATTCATGGCTTCGACCTCGATCAAAGTATCCTTAATTTCAGTGCCATAGGCTCCAATATTTTGGACCGGAGCAGCGCCAACGGTGCCCGGGATCAAAGATAGATTTTCTAATCCTCCCCACCCTTGACCCACTGTCCATTTTACTATTGAGTGCCAGTTTTCCCCTGAACCGATTTTTATGACCACTTCATGATTAGAATCGGATAGTACGGCTTTGCCCATTAGTTCATTTTTAATCACCAACCTGTCAATATCTTTGGTTAATAAGATATTACTACCTCCCCCTAAAATATATGGATCTGCCTCGAGATCAGCGACTTTTTTTAGGTCTTCAATAGACAGGATTTGGGCAAACAACAATGCCTTTTGATCTACTCCAAAAGTATTGAATGGCGCTAAAGAGACTTTTTTCCTTACTATCATCAAGAAGTCGACAAAGATAGTGCATCGCGGCTAGAGCCTAGTTCTTTATTAGACTCAAACTGAAGTCTGGCAAGACTGCTATAAGCTCCATCAACCATTGCTGCCAGTTGATCATGAGTGCCTTGCTCGACGATCATACCATCATCCAATACGTAGATGCAGTCGACATCCCTGATCGTGGATAGTCTATGGGCGATAATAATTGATGTTCGCCCTTCCATTAAGGTTTTGAGTGCATCCTGAACTACTTTTTCTGATTCGGCATCGAGGGCAGAAGTAGCTTCGTCCAATATCAGGATAGACGGGTCCCTCAAAATAGCCCGGGCTATAGCTATGCGCTGTTTCTGTCCACCGCTTAGCTTGATACCCCGCTCTCCGACTATGGTTTCAAAACCTTCCGGAAAACTATTGATAAATTCAAGACTATTGGATTTCCTGGCTGCAGCCACTACTTCCATTTGGGTTGCATCAGGCTTGCCATATAAAATGTTTTCGCGAATAGTACCTCCAAATAATAAGACTTCCTGTGGCACTATGCCAAAGTATCTGCGATAATCTGTGATTTCATAATCCAAAATGTTTTTGCCGCCAACAAGAATCGAGCCTCCTTGAATATCATAGAACCTGAGAAGCAATTGGGCTATAGTGGACTTACCTACTCCGCTGGAGCCTACAAATGCGATTTTTTGTCCTGCACCAATACTAAAAGAAACTTTTTTCAAAACTTTCATGTCCGGCCGGCTTGGGTAACTGAATTCTACCTTGTCAAAAAGTATGTCTGCCTGTATCGGCGGCAAAGGTCCTCTGTCTGATTCAATATTGACTTCAGCCTCTTTATGAAGAATTTCTTTAAGTCTCTCAGTGCCTCCAATCACCGAAACCAGTTGGGTATAAAAATTGCCCAGGCTCGCAATGGCTACTCCGATAATAGCGGTAAAGGAAAACACATTAAGTAAATCTCCAGGGCTCATCGTACCATTTTGTACATACTTAGCTCCCAACCAAATAATAAAAAACAAGGCTCCAAATAAGGCTACAATAATATATGTGCCAAACAAAGCCCTAAACTTGGACAACTTCAGAGAAATCGTGACTAAACCGGTTACCTTGTCAGCGTATCGTTTGTATTCGAAAGGCTCGTTGGTAAATGACTTCACCGTATAAATCGATTGAAGGGTCTCATCCAGTATCACATTGGTACTGGCCAGTTCCTCCTGTCTTTGTTTAGACCCCCGGCGGATATATCTTCCAAAAAACATTGCACCGACGACAATCAGCGGAAATACTGCCAGCATGATAAATGAAAGCTTAGGATTGGAGATCAATAGGTACAAAATACCCCCAATGAGTATCATGAGTTGCCTGACAAACTCCGCCAGGGTGATTGAAAATGCAGAATATAACTGATCTACATCACTGGTCAATCGGCTACTGATCTCCCCAACTCTCGATTTTTCGTAAAATGGGAACGGTAGGGAAATCAGGTTGTGATACAAGTCCTTGCGCAAATCAGCGGTACCTTTTTCACTCACTACAGCAAATAACATGACCCTGAAATAGGAAATCACTCCTTGAATAACCAGGATAGCCAGCAAGATCAATCCAGCTTCGGATAAGGATATATTCCACTCAGACTTACCCAAAGCTATGTCCAGCATTTTACCGCTCAAGGGTACCAATTCGAGAAATAAAAGGCTGCTCAATGCCAATAATACCAACCCACCAAAGAATTGCCACCGGTAAGGCCTGATGTATTTGAATACATAAAGGGATGACTTGAGGCGGGCCCAATTCATCTTGGGTTTTGCTGTGGGGTCAATGGAAGTGCTGTTAATGTTAGATTCTTGAGCCATGATTTGGTGTGCAAATTTAGTGGTTTTAACTATTCAGCTTTGAAATGAATAAAAGTGGGTGTGGTGATTCCAATTTTCTTGAAGTAAGCCTCCCTCTGACATTATAATACAGCCATTAAGTGCGAAAAGACATTTTTTTCAATTTTAACAACCAATAATTATTCTTAACATCCCGTTTGGTATACTATGAAACTCCTGCTAAACCTCTTAATTTTAGTGATATTAGGCCCTCATTTACTCTTAGCTACCACATATTATGTTGGGCCCGGGGGTAGTGACGGCTTTAATGGGTTGAGTCTTGCGACCTCCTTCCGCACCTTGCAAAAAGCGGCTAATACGGTGAGCGCAGGGGATCTGGTGCTAGTCAGTGACAGCACCTATGCCGGGTTTCACCATACTACTTCAGGTACTGCTGCCAATCCGATCATTTTCAAAGCAAATGGAACTCAAGTCATTATAAATCGTCGCAATGCCACTACCCCTGATGGCATCAATATAGAAGGAGCTGATTGGATAGTGATCGATGGATTTACTGTCATCAAGCAGCCCAGGGCCGGTATCAGGGCGGCCCTATCCAATCATGTGACGGTGAAAAACAATCGTTGCCTCAATAATCAACGCTGGGGGATTTTCACAGGGTTTACAGATGATTTTATTGCAGAGTATAATGAATGTGCTTTTTCAGCATTAGAGCATGGCATTTATGTCTCCAACAGCAGCGACCGGGCTATCATCCGATACAATACCTCTCATGACAACCGTGCGGCCGGACTGCACTTTAATGGGGATATCAGCCAGGGAGGAGACGGCATCAACCATGATCCTCAGGTGTATAATAATATCATTTACCAAAACGGATTAGGAGGTGGGTCAGCCATCAATATGGATGGTAATCAAAATGCGCTCATATATAACAATCTGCTTTACGAAAATCACTCTACAGGTATAGCACTCTATCAAATAGATGGTGGTGGTGCATCCACCGGCGCCAGGATATACCACAATACCATCATCCAGGCTACGAATAGCAGATGGGGTATCCTCCTGGTGGATGGAGCCAGCAATGCTATAATTAAAAATAATATCATCCTCAACCAGCATCCTACGCGGGGTGCTATCAATGTGGACCCTGCTTCCAGAACCGGCCTGGTAAGCGACTATAATATCCTTACCAATCGATTTACCTTTGATGACGCCAATACGGTCATCGATTCTACAGGATGGAGAGGGCAAGGGTATGATCTACATTCGTATTTTTCTCCCAATGTCAACAATTTATTTACAAATTTTAGTGGTTCAGATTATAGTTTAGCTTCTGGTTCGGTAGCGATTAATTTTGGAACCACTGACATAACCCCATCCATCTTTTTAGATCTGCTCAATCAGACCAGGCCTATTGGTTCACGACCGGATGCAGGGGCCTATGAGTCAACATTTGCTCCTCTTCCTATACATTGGATCAGCGCAGCTGCCCGGGTCAATGTTGAGGAAATAACGATCACAGGAAAGATAGAGGATATTGAAAACGCATGTACTATAAGTCTATACAAATGGGACGATGCTGGTGAAGTATATAGAAAAATAGATCAGCAAAAATTCAATTTTTCCTCCAGCGCTATCTCTGTTATATTCAAACAATATCCTGGATCGGGCAGACATCGGTATAAAATGGCCGCTATGGCTTTTGAAAGTGAGGAAATTCAATCAAAGGAACTAGCTGTAAACATTGCGTCAAATGCACCGCAATTATCACCTAACCCAACCAACGGCATTGTCAAAGTCGCGGGGTTGAAAGACAATGCCTCGTGGAGGATCTTTGACGCTGCGGGGAGGTTATTACAACAAGGTTTTAATAACGTACACCAAATCGATCTTAGCAATTTTACCCCCGGCGCTTACCTGGTATCAATAATATCTGGCGGATT encodes:
- the murB gene encoding UDP-N-acetylmuramate dehydrogenase, which codes for MIVRKKVSLAPFNTFGVDQKALLFAQILSIEDLKKVADLEADPYILGGGSNILLTKDIDRLVIKNELMGKAVLSDSNHEVVIKIGSGENWHSIVKWTVGQGWGGLENLSLIPGTVGAAPVQNIGAYGTEIKDTLIEVEAMNLSTGKIEIFGAGECGFGYRDSIFKHPPYKGHYFITHIVLKLNPRSQPNTKYADIEKKILEKNLKRATIQDIHQIVMEVREQKLPDPKKIGNAGSFFKNPIIRKAHYEELLANHPDMPGYPSGEEIKVPAGWLIDRAGWKGKAIGQVGCYEKQALVIVNRGGATGHEILQFSKLVQKDILDKYGINLLPEINIW
- a CDS encoding right-handed parallel beta-helix repeat-containing protein, which codes for MKLLLNLLILVILGPHLLLATTYYVGPGGSDGFNGLSLATSFRTLQKAANTVSAGDLVLVSDSTYAGFHHTTSGTAANPIIFKANGTQVIINRRNATTPDGINIEGADWIVIDGFTVIKQPRAGIRAALSNHVTVKNNRCLNNQRWGIFTGFTDDFIAEYNECAFSALEHGIYVSNSSDRAIIRYNTSHDNRAAGLHFNGDISQGGDGINHDPQVYNNIIYQNGLGGGSAINMDGNQNALIYNNLLYENHSTGIALYQIDGGGASTGARIYHNTIIQATNSRWGILLVDGASNAIIKNNIILNQHPTRGAINVDPASRTGLVSDYNILTNRFTFDDANTVIDSTGWRGQGYDLHSYFSPNVNNLFTNFSGSDYSLASGSVAINFGTTDITPSIFLDLLNQTRPIGSRPDAGAYESTFAPLPIHWISAAARVNVEEITITGKIEDIENACTISLYKWDDAGEVYRKIDQQKFNFSSSAISVIFKQYPGSGRHRYKMAAMAFESEEIQSKELAVNIASNAPQLSPNPTNGIVKVAGLKDNASWRIFDAAGRLLQQGFNNVHQIDLSNFTPGAYLVSIISGGFNSFQWVQKF
- a CDS encoding ATP-binding cassette domain-containing protein; translated protein: MAQESNINSTSIDPTAKPKMNWARLKSSLYVFKYIRPYRWQFFGGLVLLALSSLLFLELVPLSGKMLDIALGKSEWNISLSEAGLILLAILVIQGVISYFRVMLFAVVSEKGTADLRKDLYHNLISLPFPFYEKSRVGEISSRLTSDVDQLYSAFSITLAEFVRQLMILIGGILYLLISNPKLSFIMLAVFPLIVVGAMFFGRYIRRGSKQRQEELASTNVILDETLQSIYTVKSFTNEPFEYKRYADKVTGLVTISLKLSKFRALFGTYIIVALFGALFFIIWLGAKYVQNGTMSPGDLLNVFSFTAIIGVAIASLGNFYTQLVSVIGGTERLKEILHKEAEVNIESDRGPLPPIQADILFDKVEFSYPSRPDMKVLKKVSFSIGAGQKIAFVGSSGVGKSTIAQLLLRFYDIQGGSILVGGKNILDYEITDYRRYFGIVPQEVLLFGGTIRENILYGKPDATQMEVVAAARKSNSLEFINSFPEGFETIVGERGIKLSGGQKQRIAIARAILRDPSILILDEATSALDAESEKVVQDALKTLMEGRTSIIIAHRLSTIRDVDCIYVLDDGMIVEQGTHDQLAAMVDGAYSSLARLQFESNKELGSSRDALSLSTS